One segment of Anopheles stephensi strain Indian chromosome 3, UCI_ANSTEP_V1.0, whole genome shotgun sequence DNA contains the following:
- the LOC118513177 gene encoding hexamerin-1.1: MKLIILAVAVSLAVLASGSYVPSTKYEAKYADKDFLFKQKFFFEVLRNIHLPLKYEEYMPYTKTWVADESKYNDFTQVAEFFDWYKTGAFLEKGEIFTIYNELYLRQTYALFSFLYNSADWDTYYKNLIWARDNINEGMFIYVVHLTVMHRSDLQGLVLPAIYEIYPYYFFNTDVIRSISYKKLYDPKFGFYGNGKYNVVYANYTASYPVDYYNNFYTEEYLNYYTEDIGLNSYYYYFMMDYPFFLGGDKFGLMKDRRGELYWYMHQQLLARYNLERMSNYMGTVKPLVWRFPLKTGYFSLLSYFNGVPFKSRDYNYMITDEFYYKLDWINSWEMKIRKIIEDGFYIMEDGSRIDLRLPESIDFFGNLLNSNVDGVDASYMGYIEVFSRLLLSGNDYNAYKVWPSALMQFETSLRDPVFYQLYERFIDLYYYFKRFLPSYTYDELNFNGVIIKDVTFDKLVTYFDYFDSDVSNVLPMPSTDKYFDFAVFARQRRLNHKPFSYTMNVMSEYTGKAIIRMFLGPKFDRFFDLQYYKKYFFELDQYMVDFTSGKNTFVRNSRDFYWSVKDRTMYTDLYKKIMLGYNGQEKFTLDMSEAHCGFPDRLILPKGWTSGMPMQFYFIITPYTTKTSEQGYYYDKSFTCGVGSGMRFYDGFAFGYPFDRVINFNYFYTKNMYFKDVFIYHNDEIKMNQTF; this comes from the exons ATGAAGCTCATCATCCTGGCGGTGGCGGTCTCCCTGGCAGTTCTTGCCAGCGGATCCTACGTTCCAAGCACCAAGTACGAAGCCAAGTATG CGGACAAGGACTTCCTGTTCAAGCAAAAGTTCTTCTTCGAAGTGCTCCGAAACATTCACCTGCCGCTCAAGTATGAGGAATACATGCCGTACACCAAGACCTGGGTTGCCGATGAGTCCAAGTACAAC GACTTCACTCAGGTGGCCGAGTTCTTCGACTGGTACAAGACTGGCGCCTTCCTAGAGAAGGGCGAGATCTTCACCATCTACAATGAGCTCTACCTGCGCCAGACCTACGCTCTGTTCAGCTTCCTGTACAACAGCGCCGACTGGGATACCTACTACAAGAATCTCATCTGGGCTCGTGACAACATCAACGAGGGCATGTTCATCTACGTCGTCCATCTGACCGTGATGCACCGCTCCGACCTACAGGGTCTCGTCCTGCCGGCCATCTACGAGATCTACCCGTACTACTTCTTCAACACTGACGTGATCCGCTCGATCAGCTACAAGAAGCTGTACGATCCCAAGTTCGGATTCTACGGCAATGGCAAGTACAACGTCGTCTACGCTAACTACACCGCCTCCTACCCGGTGGACTACTACAACAACTTCTACACCGAGGAGTACCTCAACTACTACACGGAGGATATCGGTCTCAACtcgtactactactacttcatGATGGACTATCCGTTCTTCCTGGGCGGAGACAAGTTCGGACTGATGAAGGATCGTCGCGGAGAGTTGTACTGGTACATGCACCAGCAGCTGCTGGCTCGCTACAACCTGGAGCGTATGTCGAACTACATGGGCACGGTCAAGCCGCTGGTGTGGCGTTTCCCGCTCAAGACCGGATACTTCTCGCTGCTGAGCTACTTCAACGGAGTGCCGTTCAAGAGCCGCGACTACAACTACATGATCACCGACGAGTTCTACTACAAGCTGGACTGGATTAACAGCTGGGAGATGAAGATCCGCAAGATCATCGAGGATGGATTCTACATCATGGAGGATGGCTCCCGCATCGACCTGCGTCTGCCGGAATCGATCGACTTCTTCGGAAACCTGCTCAACTCCAACGTGGATGGTGTTGACGCCAGCTACATGGGCTACATCGAGGTGTTCTCGCGCCTGCTGCTGTCCGGAAACGACTACAACGCCTACAAGGTGTGGCCGTCCGCACTGATGCAGTTCGAGACCAGCCTGCGTGATCCGGTCTTCTACCAGCTGTACGAGCGCTTCATCGATCTGTACTACTACTTCAAGCGATTCCTGCCCAGCTACACCTACGACGAGCTTAACTTCAACGGAGTCATCATCAAGGATGTCACCTTCGACAAGCTGGTGACCTACTTCGACTACTTCGATTCGGATGTCTCCAACGTGCTGCCGATGCCGTCGACCGACAAGTACTTCGACTTCGCCGTCTTCGCTCGCCAGCGTCGCCTCAACCACAAGCCATTCAGCTACACCATGAACGTCATGTCGGAGTACACCGGCAAGGCCATCATCCGCATGTTCCTCGGACCGAAGTTCGATCGCTTCTTCGACCTGCAGTACTACAAGAAGTACTTCTTCGAGCTCGACCAGTACATGGTCGACTTCACCTCGGGCAAGAACACCTTCGTGCGTAACTCGCGCGACTTCTACTGGAGCGTCAAGGACCGTACCATGTACACCGACCTCTACAAGAAGATCATGCTGGGCTACAACGGACAGGAGAAGTTCACCCTGGACATGTCGGAGGCTCACTGCGGATTCCCGGATCGTCTGATCTTGCCGAAGGGCTGGACCAGCGGTATGCCGATGCAGTTCTACTTCATCATCACGCCGTACACGACCAAGACCTCCGAGCAGGGATACTACTACGACAAGTCCTTCACCTGCGGTGTTGGATCTGGTATGCGCTTCTACGATGGCTTCGCGTTCGGCTATCCGTTCGACCGCGTCATCAACTTCAACTACTTCTACACCAAGAACATGTACTTCAAGGATGTGTTCATCTACCACAACGACGAGATCAAAATGAACCAGACTTTCTAG
- the LOC118513175 gene encoding dolichyl-diphosphooligosaccharide--protein glycosyltransferase subunit 4 — translation MISDVQLAVFCNVLGVFLFLLVVAFHYINANMGSMRGGPGSRHK, via the exons ATGATATCCGACGTGCAGCTGGCCGTGTTCTGTAACGTGCTGGGGGTGTTCCTCTTCCTGCTGGTCGTTGCATTCCATTACATAAACGCCAACATGGGAAG CATGCGAGGCGGCCCAGGATCAAGGCATAAATGA
- the LOC118513176 gene encoding uncharacterized protein LOC118513176, whose amino-acid sequence MESQRILSSPSNGGDDTETDSISCYVVEGADLSSTADGAVQYRLNGVREAEHADDHLRKGLNRISSDSASTYEMVDGGSPQSPASGTSDGHGMDGDDDDDGEEEEDDEREDEMWSNIVRINNATVATVAELTGGTAAEQTDGGMANEIEYEVQEASGPEQLNRDGGELLQRKRYDLARSSTKEEKQRHNEEIVIMKSNSLSSDTTPATSSWEPVTVDGGGRSEPARDGDDRRHEEATVAPAPAFGGPSKPCFIDASSLFDDDEVVYPSFQEPSCPTHRSQVEAAPCESSVVQLAAILRDEEEMLLSAGAAQVEEQVSKPIEVKDQFAAGSANNYIASKFEKLAESNHSTEPTGNDSDREEVLARQEAERKQGTFLFQNSIQQYSGHVLDTSLQFAPDEAYSDLSLPSVYSSSSEPNYGEYSSLTISDHHRYSLGGAGSGAVATDERASGQMDSFRGGGTCTSGYNSSSADYNSRTQATSDVESTSHYPNTPFNSIVHVTSAAAIPQQMALRRPVQEPGEDTGNDTSRASSVDRESHSTPIRIPKRLQKHDESAPIVSGGASIEDFTPKQCESPSVRRRTDTCPIVSGGSISFDDPSEQERTVATGRQLSKSGSGKSWVVDLKNCPDDEQSTVTAAASAMNSLEHSGQRSLGFFVDLGSLKTPEEEKSITAAVNSRPRTARSDLMKKSTGFYIDLSDDGSESTRSATPKLGGSKLDTPPPSASALTGSSSRGESEDRQTDRKNMFSMFIDFGGDNAPSKPAMPRKLSMPQPVLAGTSNAKESVRPCSLGPTAGEESSKPYYMFIGSQPDAQPMAPVMRRPNGAAAGGTAARHESKRHSWNTTVGEGGGMGGNFHERRIATNSAYQRSTSVTSDRGIMNILDKIPLLSKTSSMSIDSSVSPFDDFTCSKSELSTYSNHSVSSNSAHSSNESKKVSPKDAQEGQPMEVPADGMMVSSSKKKRRDAKINETFDKSSQGSITDGVLSSNEDASPTSTTTDTDDVTFQNHPAEEDAPLLLSAVATAEQPQAKPEEPIKLSAITTTTSTKQMETIVETVECSPRHTAAVSSSAARNKPQHTMETLHATIEKQKQLLETVSENVESHASQPTTTTSSFVKLSDMDKPPSGAVPNQLVTTKFELHSSSGGSGGGGSAIHHMSNSAGSSRVARLFECQKYNTIGSAIGASSQAMRQQQQQQQKASNYYHSNGGVTSMERHSWNMSRSTGNNFVSLISSSVENSRSLSRLFPHLSKAFSSSLPSDVGMNGMGRSGQQDGNEMLHSDFSCTSSITSSRSGIESIDESISSRQPRRLGEDLLKMFLQEIATDVTIEVETRRMRAHKCILRSRCQYFAAILAGSWVQNAGNVITLPGYTYAAVHFALCHIYSGASHPPEGISLMELAALSDLLGLEGLKEVTAYALKTNYCHNFHKPCVGCTDGVLQVLPVTLNHGLDDLYRKCLKWVCRHYVKIWSQKQFSQLPLDVVHRCRQQIVAHLNSESVLTTILDSEQLLTLLHPYKWSVEVENVVRDILDTAYDYIADHFASLLASDSFLSLGQTYRWAIPHLEPILLPAANNLSPDQACKSYPRATRLQKLLQAKVLTVTTTTTTTTTSSTPMSSSDNTNVVNVYEKQTSSKGSDGGGGGTRKEVDYNLQEEEMDWCDEFVGMVNAILSAVEQCLIRQCARAMRVSSWQRMDVELRNKIQKLACLMETAEERKSRSRYSFSSQTSSSSSVHSRSNDMRQVRLAIQAHTKRALEAGQSNHHQHSSNRTQQTQTINTHQHELNAALLSSHKLAKHYATHEASMAGAPVLERERQKHQQQALENGRLSKAASKTHVPDGGRKSSASLTNGRQAANGIRMGVLAKASNATQPVAHKRSQSEDHANLKPPAVASGKPEPAPNNLRTKLSNVKPRYLEPKKPKNAANLHAQNNISSSGSSTRTSSPAMGTRRITSKLQQQNHGNHESNLSLDSLSSPAKLRNANATAKPAHRATVGEMDVSIDSLAESLKSHSIKTSNTLSHESLIYQEYFKPKVVNTVDQQRPSQHAKNGLVKDKDHQREKRPNGGKSANTAAARLLPGGIKTNHSSSSIPSVMSARSNGINRTASSASVGSNGGSGLVKRSFLSQRSREILARRTHEPKSNSTNSSNKSAASSPSLLLTRDKSSGSDIAKSGSSASLATPSSGSSRKVFNTTLHLRRTAKLPEATGNSNRVSHTGQERKAGDKGSSKGAAAAAANRTKTASGDGRISLKGNVMENNCPAPPEVGDGQADVPVIIERVESKLERSNTFSIDASDHPLSLQMLE is encoded by the exons ATGGAATCCCAGCGCATACTATCCTCTCCGTCGAACGGTGGCGATGACACGGAAACCGACTCCATCAGCTGTTACGTGGTGGAAGGGGCCGACCTATCGTCGACGGCGGACGGTGCCGTACAGTACCGGCTGAACGGTGTGCGGGAAGCCGAACACGCGGACGACCATTTGCGAAAGGGACTGAACCGCATCTCGAGCGATTCGGCGTCCACTTACGAAATGGTGGACGGTGGCAGTCCCCAGTCACCTGCGTCCGGCACCAGCGACGGTCACGGGATGGACggtgacgacgatgacgacggtgaggaggaggaagatgaTGAGCGGGAGGACGAGATGTGGAGCAATATTGTGCGCATAAATAATGCGACGGTCGCTACGGTGGCCGAACTGACGGGCGGCACGGCGGCAGAGCAAACGGACGGTGGAATGGCGAACGAAATCGAGTACGAAGTGCAGGAGGCCAGTGGGCCGGAACAGCTGAACCGCGACGGTGGTGAATTATTGCAGCGCAAACGCTACGATCTGGCGCGCTCGTCCACGAAGGAGGAGAAACAGCGCCACAATGAGGAAATAGTGATCATGAAATCGAACTCGCTCTCTTCCGATACGACGCCGGCCACTAGCTCGTGGGAACCGGTCACTGTGGACGGTGGGGGTAGGTCCGAGCCGGCACGGGATGGTGATGATCGACGGCACGAGGAAGCAACGGTAGCACCGGCGCCCGCTTTCGGTGGTCCTTCGAAACCGTGCTTCATAGACGCATCGTCACTGTTCGACGATGATGAGGTGGTGTATCCATCGTTCCAGGAACCTTCCTGCCCAACGCACCGATCGCAGGTGGAAGCTGCACCGTGCGAAAGCAGCGTCGTACAGCTAGCGGCGATTCTGCGCGACGAAGAGGAGATGCTCCTATCGGCAGGGGCAGCACAGGTGGAGGAGCAGGTATCGAAACCGATCGAAGTGAAGGACCAGTTTGCTGCCGGTTCGGCGAACAACTACATCGCGAGCAAGTTTGAGAAGCTTGCCGAATCGAACCATTCTACCGAACCGACCGGTAATGATAGCGATCGCGAGGAAGTGCTCGCGCGCCAGGAAGCGGAACGAAAGCAGGGCACATTTCTGTTTCAAAACTCGATCCAGCAATACTCGGGCCATGTGCTGGATACTAGCCTGCAGTTTGCACCGGACGAAGCGTACAGTGATCTGTCGCTGCCGAGCGTTTACTCGTCTAGCAGTGAGCCAAATTACGGTGAATATAGTTCACTGACGATTAGCGATCATCATCGATACTCGTTGGGCGGAGCCGGCTCCGGTGCGGTGGCGACCGACGAGCGAGCTAGCGGACAGATGGACAGTTTTCGTGGAGGGGGCACGTGTACCAGTGGGTACAACTCTAGCTCGGCCGATTACAACAGCCGTACGCAGGCCACGAGCGACGTCGAATCAACATCACACTATCCAAACACGCCGTTCAACTCGATCGTACATGTGACGTCCGCTGCCGCTATTCCCCAACAGATGGCGCTGCGCCGACCGGTGCAAGAGCCGGGCGAGGATACCGGGAACGATACAAGCCGGGCCAGTTCCGTGGATCGCGAATCACACTCCACTCCGATTCGAATCCCGAAGCGGTTGCAAAAACACGACGAATCGGCACCGATTGTGTCGGGCGGTGCGTCCATCGAGGATTTTACCCCGAAGCAGTGCGAATCGCCCTCGGTACGGCGACGAACCGACACGTGCCCGATAGTGTCGGGAGGCAGCATCAGCTTCGACGATCCATCGGAGCAGGAGCGTACGGTTGCAACGGGCCGGCAGTTAAGCAAGAGCGGGTCGGGCAAATCGTGGGTTGTTGATTTAAAGAACTGTCCGGACGATGAGCAATCCACGGTGACGGCGGCGGCATCTGCGATGAACTCTCTCGAACACTCGGGCCAACGGAGTCTCGGGTTTTTCGTCGATTTGGGTAGCCTTAAGACACCGGAAGAGGAAAAATCAATTACGGCGGCGGTGAACAGCAGACCGCGTACGGCACGCTCGGACCTGATGAAGAAATCGACCGGATTCTACATCGACCTGTCGGACGACGGTAGTGAAAGCACGCGCAGTGCCACACCGAAGCTCGGTGGTTCGAAGCTTGATACGCCACCACCGTCGGCATCCGCTCTGACCGGATCATCGTCGCGTGGCGAGTCGGAAGACAGGCAGACGGATCGTAAGAACATGTTTTCGATGTTCATTGACTTTGGAGGCGATAATGCACCTAGCAAACCGGCCATGCCGCGGAAGCTATCGATGCCACAGCCCGTGCTGGCGGGAACGTCGAACGCGAAGGAATCGGTACGCCCGTGCAGCCTGGGACCAACCGCGGGCGAAGAATCGAGCAAGCCTTACTACATGTTTATCGGCTCGCAGCCCGATGCCCAACCGATGGCGCCGGTTATGCGGCGTCCGAATGGGGCTGCGGCCGGTGGTACGGCTGCCAGGCACGAATCGAAACGTCACTCGTGGAATACGACCGTCGGTGAGGGGGGCGGAATGGGGGGCAACTTTCACGAGCGTAGAATCGCCACCAACAGCGCCTACCAGCGGTCGACGAGTGTCACGAGCGATCGCGGCATTATGAACATTCTGGACAAAATTCCACTCCTCTCGAAAACGTCCAGCATGTCGATCGATTCGTCCGTTTCGCCGTTCGACGATTTTACATGCTCCAAGTCGGAACTGAGCACCTACTCGAACCATTCGGTATCGTCCAACTCGGCACACTCGAGCAACGAGTCGAAGAAGGTATCGCCGAAGGACGCCCAGGAAGGGCAACCGATGGAAGTGCCCGCGGACGGGATGATGGTTTCGTCCTCGAAGAAAAAGCGCCGCGATGCAAAGATCAACGAAACGTTCGACAAGAGCAGCCAGGGGTCGATAACGGACGGTGTGCTTTCGTCGAACGAGGACGCCTCCCCGACGTCAACCACAACCGACACGGACGATGTCACGTTCCAAAACCATCCGGCAGAAGAAGATGCACCACTGCTGCTGTCAGCCGTTGCGACCGCGGAACAGCCGCAAGCGAAGCCAGAAGAACCGATAAAGCTGTCGGCAATTACCACGACCACCAGCACAAAGCAGATGGAAACGATCGTCGAGACGGTAGAATGCTCACCGCGCCATACAGCAGCGGTGTCGTCGTCGGCGGCACGGAATAAACCGCAGCACACGATGGAAACGCTGCACGCTACAAtcgagaagcagaagcagCTGCTCGAAACCGTCTCCGAGAACGTTGAATCGCACGCGTCGCAACCGACGACCACGACGTCCTCCTTTGTGAAGCTCTCCGACATGGATAAACCACCGTCCGGCGCGGTTCCGAATCAGCTCGTTACGACCAAGTTTGAGCTGCATTCGAGCAGCGGTGgcagcggtggtggcggtagcGCCATCCACCACATGTCCAATTCGGCCGGTTCCAGTCGAGTAGCGCGGCTGTTCGAATGTCAAAAGTACAACACGATCGGGTCGGCGATCGGGGCCAGCAGCCAAGCGAtgagacagcagcagcagcagcagcagaaggcaTCGAACTACTATCACTCGAACGGTGGGGTAACGTCGATGGAGCGACACTCGTGGAATATGTCTCGCTCGACTGGCAACAACTTTGTGAGCCTCATCTCGTCTTCGGTGGAAAACTCCCGTTCGCTCAGTCGGCTGTTTCCGCACCTGTCGAAAG CTTTTAGCAGCAGTCTTCCATCCGACGTGGGGATGAATGGTATGGGACGAAGTGGCCAGCAGGATGGCAACGAGATGCTGCATTCGGACTTTTCCTGCACATCAAGCATCACCTCAAGCCGATCCGGTATTG AATCCATCGATGAATCCATCTCGAGCCGGCAGCCGCGCCGCCTTGGTGAGGATCTGCTGAAGATGTTCCTTCAGGAGATTGCCACCGACGTGACGATCGAGGTCGAGACGAGGCGGATGCGTGCGCACAAGTGCATACTGCGATCGCGTTGCCAGTACTTTGCGGCAATTCTCGCCGGGAGTTGGGTGCAGAATGCGGGCAACGTGATCACGCTGCCCGGCTACACGTACGCGGCAGTGCACTTTGCGCTGTGCCACATCTACTCTGGTGCCTCCCACCCACCGGAAGGCATCAGCCTGATGGAGCTGGCCGCCCTGTCCGATCTTCTCGGTCTCGAGGGGCTGAAGGAGGTAACGGCGTACGCGCTGAAAACGAACTACTGTCACAATTTTCACAAG CCCTGCGTCGGTTGTACGGACGGTGTGTTACAGGTGCTGCCGGTTACGCTCAACCACGGGCTGGACGATCTGTACCGCAAGTGCTTGAAGTGGGTGTGCCGGCATTACGTGAAGATTTGGTCGCAGAAGCAATTCTCGCAGCTGCCGCTGGATGTGGTGCATCGCTGCAGGCAACAGATCGTGGCCCATCTCAACTCCGAAAGTGTTCTTACGACGATACTGGACAGCGAGCagctgctgacgctgctgcACCCGTACAAGTGGTCGGTCGAGGTGGAAAACGTGGTGCGCGACATACTGGACACAGCGTACGATTACATCGCGGACCACTTTGCGTCGTTGCTGGCCAGCGATAGTTTCCTGTCGCTCGGGCAAACCTACCGCTGGGCAATTCCCCACCTGGAACCGATCCTACTGCCCGCCGCCAACAATCTCAGCCCGGATCAGGCGTGCAAAAGCTATCCGAGAGCGACGCGGCTACAAAAGCTACTGCAGGCCAAGGTACTGACCGTGacaacgaccaccaccaccaccaccaccagctcgaCACCGATGTCGTCGAGCGATAATACGAACGTGGTAAACGTTTACGAGAAGCAAACGAGCAGCAAGGGCAGCgatggcggcggtggtggcacgCGCAAAGAAGTGGACTACAATCTGCAGGAGGAAGAAATGGACTGGTGCGATGAGTTTGTGGGCATGGTTAACGCCATTCTGTCCGCGGTGGAACAGTGCCTGATACGGCAATGTGCACGCGCCATGCGCGTTAGCTCCTGGCAGCGGATGGACGTCGAGCTGCGCAACAAGATCCAGAAGCTGGCCTGCCTGATGGAAACGGCCGAAGAGCGAAAGTCCCGATCGCGGTACTCGTTCTCGTCGCAAacgtcctcctcctcttccgtGCATTCGCGTTCGAACGATATGCGCCAGGTGCGGTTGGCTATACAAGCGCACACGAAGCGTGCCCTCGAAGCGGGCCAATCGAACCACCATCAGCACAGCAGCAATCGGACGCAGCAAACGCAAACGATCAATACGCATCAGCACGAGCTGAATGCGGCCTTGCTGAGCTCGCACAAGCTGGCAAAGCACTACGCAACGCACGAAGCATCGATGGCCGGTGCTCCGGTGCTGGAGCGTGAACGGCAgaaacaccagcagcaggcgctAGAGAATGGGCGGCTGTCGAAAGCGGCTTCCAAAACTCACGTACCCGACGGTGGCCGGAAATCGTCCGCCTCGCTCACCAACGGTCGCCAAGCGGCCAACGGCATCCGGATGGGAGTGCTTGCCAAAGCATCCAACGCTACCCAGCCGGTCGCACACAAACGATCCCAATCGGAGGATCATGCAAACCTGAAGCCGCCTGCGGTTGCGTCCGGCAAGCCCGAACCGGCGCCAAACAATTTGCGCACCAAGCTAAGCAACGTGAAGCCACGGTATCTCGAACCGAAGAAACCGAAAAATGCGGCCAATCTGCACGCGCAGAACAACATCTCGTCCAGCGGCAGCTCCACCCGGACGTCCAGTCCGGCGATGGGCACGCGCCGGATCACGTCCAAGTTGCAGCAACAGAACCACGGGAACCACGAATCGAATCTCTCGCTCGACAGTCTCTCATCGCCGGCCAAGCTAAGGAATGCGAACGCGACGGCCAAACCCGCCCACCGGGCGACCGTCGGCGAAATGGACGTTTCGATCGACTCGCTGGCAGAGTCGTTGAAGTCGCACTCGATCAAAACGAGCAACACGTTGTCGCACGAATCGTTAATCTATCAGGAGTACTTTAAGCCAAAAGTTGTGAACACTGTCGATCAGCAACGGCCCTCACAGCACGCTAAGAATGGTCTCGTGAAGGATAAGGATCATCAGCGTGAAAAGCGCCCGAATGGGGGCAAATCGGCAAACACGGCAGCTGCGCGGTTGCTTCCCGGTGGTATCAAAACGAACCATTCCTCGTCCTCAATCCCGTCGGTAATGAGTGCCCGGTCGAATGGCATCAACCGAACAGCGTCTTCAGCAAGCGTTGGTTCCAACGGTGGATCGGGGCTAGTAAAGCGAAGCTTCCTCTCTCAACGGTCGCGCGAGATTTTGGCCCGCCGTACCCATGAGCCCAAATCAAACTCGACCAACTCGAGCAACAAATCGGCAGCATCTTCGCCCAGTTTGCTGCTGACGCGCGATAAATCATCGGGCAGCGATATCGCCAAGTCTGGCTCGTCCGCATCGCTGGCAACACCGAGCTCCGGCTCGTCGCGGAAGGTATTCAACACAACGCTGCACCTGCGACGTACGGCCAAATTGCCAGAGGCAACGGGCAACAGCAACCGTGTGTCGCACACAGGTCAGGAACGCAAGGCCGGTGATAAAGGCTCGTCCAagggggcagcagcagcagcagccaatcGAACGAAGACAGCCTCGGGCGACGGTAGAATCTCGTTGAAGGGTAATGTGATGGAAAATAATTGTCCCGCACCACCGGAGGTGGGTGACGGACAAGCGGATGTTCCGGTCATCATCGAACGTGTCGAATCGAAGTTGGAACGTTCGAACACATTCTCGATCGATGCGTCCGATCATCCGCTGTCGCTGCAAATGTTAGAGTAA